From Fervidobacterium sp., the proteins below share one genomic window:
- a CDS encoding FAD-dependent oxidoreductase: MAEKSFFAPLIAWKNIFEKPVTIKIPKEKREAAPRYRGFHVNNWEKCIGCGTCAKICPTDAITMVEVPDMKQEYGMKPQRPAIDYGRCSFCAMCVDICTTGSLQMTREYIFVSHNPEDFYYVPTEKGILRKEPSEIKIGWTREAENDLLDLERIVPEHLPAEERSNSFVEFVKGYSKQQAIAEAARCVECGICTDRCPEHMQIPQYIKAIWKDDLKDALKWLLKGVEEQSNFGANPLSGVCGRVCTHRCEEVCAISHRGEAIAIRWLKRYITDSIPIEIWHEIVKFDTLKKNKKIAIVGSGPAGLSAAYFLATMGYDVDIYEALNRPGGVMRYGIPRYRLPDEALDKDIAFIESLGVRIITGVAVGKDISFEELRSKYDAIFISTGLTLGRSTKIPGADHPDVVQALPLLREIRDYLRGEGPEPKIAKRVVVIGGGNVAMDIARSMARLQKMKFGQVNVIVTCLERTHEEMPADMEEIEEAIEEGVKIYPGWGPKEVIFYPNEDKIKGLKCVKCTEVFDENKRFNPKFDETEICYYDGDMIIEAIGQAPDYSYLPDEWKSKIQFVGSRILTNNLRQTQIPWLFAGGDIVNGPDIIHGVADGYWAARGIDEYLREQK, encoded by the coding sequence ATGGCTGAGAAGAGCTTCTTTGCACCATTAATAGCTTGGAAGAATATATTTGAAAAACCAGTTACGATAAAAATTCCTAAGGAAAAAAGAGAAGCAGCACCAAGATACAGGGGTTTTCATGTTAACAACTGGGAAAAATGTATAGGTTGTGGAACTTGTGCAAAGATATGTCCCACCGATGCAATAACAATGGTAGAAGTACCAGACATGAAGCAAGAATACGGTATGAAACCACAAAGACCAGCTATCGACTATGGAAGATGTAGTTTTTGCGCTATGTGTGTAGATATATGCACAACAGGTTCACTTCAAATGACTAGAGAGTATATCTTTGTATCACACAATCCAGAAGATTTCTATTATGTTCCAACAGAGAAAGGTATATTAAGAAAAGAACCCTCTGAGATAAAAATAGGTTGGACAAGAGAAGCTGAGAATGATTTACTTGACCTTGAAAGAATAGTTCCTGAACACTTACCCGCTGAGGAACGGTCAAACTCGTTTGTTGAATTTGTTAAAGGTTACAGTAAACAACAAGCTATAGCTGAGGCAGCACGTTGTGTTGAATGTGGTATATGTACCGATAGATGTCCAGAGCATATGCAAATTCCTCAATATATCAAAGCCATTTGGAAAGATGATTTAAAGGATGCTTTGAAATGGCTACTCAAGGGAGTGGAGGAGCAAAGTAATTTTGGTGCAAATCCACTATCAGGTGTTTGTGGTAGGGTGTGTACACACAGGTGTGAAGAAGTTTGCGCAATATCACACAGAGGGGAAGCAATAGCTATAAGATGGTTGAAACGTTACATAACTGACAGTATACCTATTGAAATATGGCATGAGATAGTGAAGTTTGACACACTGAAGAAGAACAAGAAAATTGCTATCGTTGGAAGTGGACCTGCTGGTCTATCTGCTGCGTATTTCTTGGCAACTATGGGTTACGATGTTGATATCTACGAAGCACTTAATAGGCCTGGTGGAGTAATGAGATATGGAATACCGCGTTATAGATTACCTGATGAAGCGTTGGACAAAGATATTGCCTTCATTGAGTCTCTTGGTGTCAGAATTATAACCGGTGTTGCTGTGGGTAAAGATATATCTTTTGAAGAACTTAGAAGCAAATATGATGCGATATTTATCTCAACAGGGTTAACACTTGGTCGTTCAACAAAAATACCTGGTGCAGATCATCCCGATGTAGTCCAAGCTCTACCATTACTTAGAGAAATCAGAGACTACTTACGTGGTGAAGGACCAGAACCAAAGATAGCAAAGAGAGTTGTGGTTATAGGTGGAGGAAACGTTGCAATGGATATTGCACGCAGTATGGCAAGACTTCAAAAAATGAAATTTGGGCAAGTAAATGTAATAGTTACGTGCCTTGAAAGAACTCATGAAGAGATGCCAGCAGACATGGAGGAAATAGAAGAAGCAATTGAAGAAGGAGTAAAAATATACCCAGGTTGGGGTCCAAAAGAAGTTATATTCTACCCAAATGAAGATAAAATTAAAGGACTAAAGTGTGTTAAGTGCACAGAGGTCTTTGATGAAAACAAAAGATTTAATCCTAAATTCGATGAAACAGAAATTTGCTATTACGATGGAGATATGATTATTGAAGCGATAGGTCAAGCCCCTGACTATTCTTATCTACCAGATGAGTGGAAATCGAAAATTCAATTTGTTGGTTCAAGAATACTCACAAATAACCTTAGGCAAACACAAATTCCATGGCTCTTTGCTGGTGGTGATATTGTTAATGGACCAGACATAATTCATGGTGTAGCGGATGGTTATTGGGCAGCAAGGGGTATAGACGAGTATTTGAGAGAACAAAAATAA